Proteins from one Staphylococcus sp. IVB6214 genomic window:
- a CDS encoding ABC transporter ATP-binding protein has translation MIHINHIQHQFHHNLVIKDFELKIKKGNIITLIGKSGCGKSTLLNIIGGFLKATSGKVTIDGQVKEEPSPDCLMIFQHHNLLPWKNINDNIRLGLSHPITDDELNNHLKTVDLDQKGLLFPEALSGGMKQRVALCRAQVHQPKVILMDEPLGALDTFTRYKLQDQLIQLKERTTATIILVTHDIDEAIYLSDDIILLGDGCDILDQYHITQSHPRNRNDSHLLKIRNDIMEKFALNHHMAEPEYYL, from the coding sequence ATGATTCACATTAACCATATCCAACATCAATTTCATCATAATCTTGTTATTAAAGATTTCGAGTTAAAAATAAAAAAAGGCAACATCATAACATTAATAGGCAAAAGTGGTTGTGGTAAATCCACATTGTTAAATATTATTGGCGGTTTTTTAAAGGCAACTTCTGGAAAAGTTACAATTGATGGCCAAGTTAAAGAAGAACCGTCACCTGATTGCTTAATGATCTTCCAACACCATAACTTGCTTCCGTGGAAAAATATTAATGATAATATACGTCTTGGCTTATCTCATCCCATTACTGATGATGAACTAAACAATCACTTAAAAACAGTAGATTTAGATCAAAAAGGGCTGTTATTTCCAGAAGCATTATCGGGTGGTATGAAACAACGTGTTGCACTCTGTCGAGCACAGGTTCATCAACCGAAAGTCATACTCATGGATGAACCTTTAGGCGCATTAGATACTTTTACGCGTTATAAATTACAAGATCAATTAATACAACTAAAAGAACGAACAACTGCAACAATCATTTTAGTGACACATGATATAGATGAAGCCATATATCTGTCAGATGACATTATATTGCTCGGAGATGGTTGTGATATTCTCGACCAATATCATATCACACAATCACATCCTCGAAATCGCAATGACAGCCATTTATTAAAAATTAGAAATGATATTATGGAAAAATTTGCATTAAATCATCATATGGCAGAACCAGAATATTATTTGTAA
- a CDS encoding DUF4242 domain-containing protein, translating to MTLFLLEANDLSIFSTKAELEKQAANLTTGKLPTLIEVQATPNLTHGYFIVEANSHEDAKQFLENASININLVKEVRLVGKALDDVKKGDARVDFLVTWNIPESITMDQYLARKKKNSVHYEEVPEVQFQRTYVCEDMSKCICLYDAPDEDAVRRARKAVDTPIDGIEKL from the coding sequence ATGACATTATTTTTACTAGAAGCAAATGATTTAAGTATTTTTTCAACAAAGGCAGAACTAGAAAAACAGGCAGCAAACTTAACAACGGGAAAACTGCCCACACTTATAGAAGTACAAGCTACACCGAACTTGACGCACGGATACTTTATTGTCGAAGCAAATAGTCATGAAGATGCTAAACAATTTTTAGAAAATGCCTCAATCAACATCAATCTCGTAAAAGAAGTTCGATTAGTCGGTAAAGCATTAGATGATGTTAAAAAAGGCGATGCTCGTGTGGATTTTCTCGTTACTTGGAATATTCCTGAAAGCATCACAATGGATCAGTACTTGGCACGCAAGAAGAAAAACTCAGTACATTATGAAGAAGTACCTGAAGTACAGTTTCAACGTACATACGTGTGTGAAGATATGTCAAAATGTATCTGTTTATACGATGCTCCTGATGAAGATGCTGTTCGACGTGCACGTAAAGCGGTAGATACACCGATTGATGGTATCGAAAAATTATAA
- a CDS encoding TetR/AcrR family transcriptional regulator, with protein sequence MKKTKAYYQICKALLKLLEHHPFEAITIKEICAESGVHRSTFYAHFEDKYQLFEVIKQFHMKRYERLMESTTYMIEHSDLETIKSYVLKGFRLLFKYILRYKSFFQTIIVTNTQPVLIRDYMKFTQHTYTAILKSLPEMHRSDYFIHYTIGGELAIIYKWLSNDCQETPDEMAHILNANLMKTKR encoded by the coding sequence ATGAAAAAAACGAAAGCTTATTATCAAATATGTAAAGCACTACTTAAACTTCTTGAACATCATCCTTTTGAAGCAATTACTATTAAAGAAATTTGTGCAGAAAGTGGCGTACATCGCTCAACATTCTATGCACATTTTGAAGATAAATATCAACTGTTTGAAGTGATTAAGCAATTTCATATGAAGCGTTATGAGCGCTTGATGGAATCAACCACTTACATGATTGAACATAGTGACTTAGAAACGATTAAATCATACGTTTTAAAAGGCTTTCGATTATTGTTTAAATATATTCTACGCTACAAATCTTTTTTTCAAACTATTATTGTGACAAATACACAACCTGTCTTGATTAGAGATTATATGAAATTCACACAACATACTTATACTGCCATATTAAAATCATTGCCTGAGATGCATCGTTCAGATTATTTCATTCATTATACAATCGGCGGTGAATTAGCCATCATCTATAAGTGGTTGTCAAACGATTGTCAAGAGACGCCTGATGAAATGGCACATATTCTTAATGCTAATCTTATGAAGACAAAACGTTAG
- a CDS encoding HlyD family efflux transporter periplasmic adaptor subunit: MKKLVMINVITIVLLVIIGIGGFYFYNQSTNYVKTENAQVDGEQIKIAAPASGQISELKVAEGDKLKEGDIFAKVQVKSETGDVQLMDIPMSVEGTIVKLSAQKGSMAQAGQPLAFAYNLDKRYVTANIDETEVKDVETGQVVDITIDGQESKVKGKVVHVGQATASSFSLMPSSNSDGNYTKVIQVIPVKIEFDSQPSKAVLPGMNAEVSIHKN; this comes from the coding sequence ATGAAGAAGTTAGTCATGATTAATGTCATCACCATTGTATTACTTGTCATCATTGGAATTGGAGGGTTTTATTTTTATAATCAATCAACCAATTATGTCAAAACAGAAAATGCGCAAGTAGATGGTGAACAAATTAAAATAGCAGCACCTGCTTCAGGTCAAATTTCAGAGTTGAAAGTAGCTGAAGGAGATAAATTAAAAGAAGGAGATATTTTTGCGAAGGTACAAGTTAAATCTGAGACTGGAGATGTTCAATTAATGGATATCCCGATGTCCGTAGAAGGTACAATTGTGAAATTGTCTGCACAAAAAGGGAGTATGGCGCAAGCGGGACAACCTTTAGCTTTTGCGTATAATTTGGATAAACGTTATGTAACGGCGAATATCGATGAAACAGAAGTGAAAGATGTAGAAACTGGTCAAGTGGTTGATATTACAATTGATGGTCAAGAATCTAAAGTGAAGGGGAAAGTCGTTCATGTTGGTCAAGCGACAGCGTCGAGTTTTTCTTTAATGCCTTCATCTAATAGTGATGGGAACTATACAAAAGTGATACAAGTGATTCCTGTTAAAATTGAGTTTGATAGCCAGCCATCAAAGGCTGTTCTACCAGGTATGAACGCAGAAGTGAGTATTCATAAGAATTAA
- a CDS encoding DHA2 family efflux MFS transporter permease subunit: MFVMIYSIVSLIVIVLMNLTLLQRRKKKQIHFNKEVHQAQLIDEHNAVDVNEPISDQVKGTVTQYRFKEGITRNKVLAAMLFGMFIAILNQTLLNTALPKINTDFNITAATGQWLMTGFMLVNGILIPISAFLFEKYSYRRLFLFSMLIFSVGSLVCGIAWNFPIMMSGRILQAAGAGILMPLGTNVFMTIFPPEKRGMAMGTLGIAMILAPAIGPTLSGYIVDHYDWHTMFIGMFVIALISLVFAYFWFGMYQRTSQPKADMPGVIFSTIGFGALLYGFSEAGNDGWGSTKIIVMLVIGVVFTIAFVIREMTMRAPMLSFEVLKYPGYTLTAAINMIVTMSLFGGMILLPIYLQNLRGFSAIDSGLLLLPGALIMGFMGPIAGKLLDTIGIKPLAIIGLTITTYGTWELTQLTMDTPYSSILWIYIVRSFGMSFIMMPIMTAGMNALPSRLISHGNALINTMRQLAGSIGTAILVTVMTRQTDTHLATFQQDLDTTQPFIQDQLQALAQQLGGEQQATAAILQFVNELAAVDGVNSAFWVATALSGLALIMSFFLHDKSYYMSKE, translated from the coding sequence ATGTTTGTGATGATATATAGTATTGTTTCACTCATCGTGATTGTATTGATGAACCTCACGTTACTTCAAAGACGTAAGAAAAAACAGATACATTTCAATAAAGAAGTCCACCAAGCACAGTTGATAGATGAACATAATGCGGTAGACGTAAATGAACCTATTTCTGATCAAGTGAAGGGAACTGTCACACAATATCGATTTAAAGAAGGAATTACACGTAATAAAGTGTTGGCTGCGATGTTATTTGGCATGTTTATTGCCATATTGAATCAGACATTATTGAATACCGCATTGCCAAAAATTAATACTGATTTTAATATTACTGCTGCAACAGGGCAGTGGTTAATGACAGGATTTATGTTGGTGAATGGGATATTAATACCAATCAGTGCTTTCTTATTTGAGAAATATTCATACCGACGTTTGTTTTTATTCTCTATGTTGATTTTTTCTGTTGGGTCACTTGTTTGTGGTATTGCTTGGAACTTTCCAATCATGATGTCAGGTCGTATATTGCAAGCAGCAGGTGCGGGTATTTTGATGCCTCTTGGAACTAATGTTTTTATGACAATTTTTCCACCAGAAAAACGTGGTATGGCAATGGGAACATTGGGAATCGCAATGATATTAGCGCCAGCAATCGGGCCGACACTTTCTGGTTATATCGTTGATCATTATGATTGGCATACAATGTTTATCGGTATGTTTGTTATAGCACTAATCTCATTAGTTTTTGCATATTTTTGGTTTGGTATGTATCAACGTACGTCACAACCGAAAGCAGATATGCCAGGGGTGATATTTAGTACGATTGGTTTTGGTGCTTTATTGTATGGCTTTAGTGAAGCGGGTAACGATGGCTGGGGATCTACAAAAATTATTGTAATGTTAGTAATTGGTGTGGTCTTTACAATTGCATTTGTTATTCGTGAAATGACGATGAGAGCACCAATGTTAAGTTTTGAAGTACTCAAATATCCAGGATATACACTGACAGCTGCTATCAATATGATTGTCACAATGAGTTTATTTGGTGGGATGATTTTACTCCCAATTTACTTACAAAATTTACGTGGATTCTCAGCAATTGATTCTGGATTGTTACTCTTGCCTGGTGCACTTATTATGGGCTTTATGGGGCCAATTGCCGGTAAACTGTTAGATACAATTGGTATTAAACCTCTGGCAATTATTGGTTTAACAATTACGACGTATGGTACGTGGGAATTAACACAATTAACGATGGATACACCCTATTCATCCATTTTATGGATTTATATTGTACGTTCTTTCGGGATGAGTTTTATTATGATGCCTATTATGACAGCTGGTATGAATGCACTACCTTCTCGACTTATCTCACATGGAAATGCATTAATCAATACAATGCGTCAATTAGCTGGTTCTATTGGTACGGCTATTTTAGTAACTGTTATGACTCGGCAAACAGATACGCATCTTGCAACATTCCAGCAAGATCTAGATACAACGCAACCATTTATTCAAGATCAGTTACAAGCTTTGGCACAACAACTAGGTGGAGAACAGCAAGCAACAGCAGCTATTTTACAGTTTGTGAATGAACTTGCAGCAGTTGATGGTGTGAATAGTGCTTTCTGGGTTGCGACAGCTTTGAGTGGACTCGCCCTTATCATGAGCTTTTTCTTGCATGATAAATCATATTACATGTCGAAAGAATAA